The Argopecten irradians isolate NY chromosome 6, Ai_NY, whole genome shotgun sequence genome has a window encoding:
- the LOC138325275 gene encoding adenosine 5'-monophosphoramidase HINT3-like: MTDSPSNNKCIFCKIARGQDKATDILYENEELVIFRDIKPATTHHYLVIPKRHIKDPKTLDSSHQALVERLVEAGRDFLKQKNVGLEEASFGFHWPPFTSVSHLHLHVISPTSDMGFIARCIFRPNSFWFVTAEWLISRLKAMDTKS, from the exons ATGACGGATTCACCAAGCaataacaaatgtatattttgtaagaTAGCAAGAGGACAAGATAAAGCAACCGACATCTTATACGAG AATGAAGAACTTGTAATATTTAGGGATATAAAGCCAGCCACCACTCATCATTACCTGGTAATCCCAAAACGTCATATCAAGGATCCGAAGACTTTAGACAGCAGTCACCAGGCGTTGG TTGAAAGGCTAGTTGAAGCAGGGAGAGACTTCCTGAAACAGAAAAATGTTGGTCTTGAGGAAGCCAG TTTTGGTTTCCATTGGCCGCCTTTTACCAGTGTCAGCCACCTCCATTTACATGTGATCAGCCCCACCTCAGACATGGGATTTATAGCACGTTGTATATTTAGACCGAATTCCTTCTGGTTTGTTACT GCGGAATGGCTAATAAGCAGATTGAAAGCAATGGACACTAAGTCCTAG